A stretch of the Asticcacaulis sp. ZE23SCel15 genome encodes the following:
- a CDS encoding 2'-deoxycytidine 5'-triphosphate deaminase, producing MTLTPAAHGILPLQTLSELVDQGVVLSASALDADQIQPASIDLRLGARAWRVRASYLPRKRTVVERLSDVVMHEMDLSKGAVFEAGCVYIAELQESLNLPQGLSARANPKSSTGRCDVFVRLLSDYSDAFDDVREGYSGPIYVEIAPQTFSVLARTGTRLNQLRVKRGTVPKLYTSDCGVDLTGDLVGYRARRHAGVIDLDNVDGHDPRDFWEPLYQNKGQLLLDPGEFYILASKTAVVIPVMEAAEMLPIDPSVGEFRVHYAGFFDPGFGTEEAAAAGSRGVLEVRCHETPFLLEDEQTVARLVYEPLIARPAELYGQRGSHYQGQGLKLSKHFKPW from the coding sequence ATGACGCTTACGCCTGCCGCCCACGGCATCCTGCCCCTGCAAACCCTGTCGGAACTAGTGGATCAGGGCGTTGTCCTGAGCGCCTCAGCCCTCGATGCCGATCAGATTCAGCCCGCCAGCATCGACCTGCGTCTAGGGGCGCGCGCCTGGCGGGTGCGGGCGTCCTACCTGCCGCGGAAGCGCACGGTCGTTGAGCGCCTCAGTGATGTCGTCATGCATGAGATGGACCTGTCTAAGGGGGCGGTGTTTGAAGCCGGCTGCGTTTATATCGCCGAGCTTCAGGAAAGCCTGAACCTGCCGCAGGGCTTAAGCGCGCGCGCCAATCCGAAGTCCTCGACCGGCCGTTGTGACGTATTTGTGCGCCTGCTGTCGGACTATTCCGATGCCTTTGATGACGTGCGCGAAGGCTATAGCGGGCCTATCTATGTCGAAATCGCGCCGCAAACTTTCTCCGTTCTGGCCCGCACCGGCACGCGCCTGAACCAGCTTCGGGTCAAGCGCGGGACGGTGCCCAAGCTTTATACCTCCGACTGTGGTGTCGATCTGACCGGTGATCTGGTTGGCTACCGCGCCCGCAGGCACGCCGGGGTGATCGACCTTGATAATGTCGATGGCCACGACCCGCGCGATTTCTGGGAGCCCTTATACCAGAATAAGGGCCAGCTTCTGCTCGATCCGGGTGAGTTCTACATTCTGGCGTCCAAAACCGCCGTCGTGATCCCGGTCATGGAAGCCGCTGAAATGCTGCCGATTGACCCCAGTGTCGGGGAATTCCGCGTCCACTATGCCGGTTTCTTCGATCCGGGCTTTGGCACGGAGGAGGCTGCGGCGGCCGGTTCGCGTGGGGTGCTGGAGGTGCGCTGTCACGAAACGCCGTTCCTGCTGGAAGATGAGCAAACCGTGGCGCGGCTGGTCTATGAGCCGCTGATCGCGCGTCCGGCAGAACTGTATGGCCAGCGCGGTTCTCACTATCAAGGCCAAGGCTTGAAATTATCAAAGCATTTCAAACCTTGGTAA
- the apaG gene encoding Co2+/Mg2+ efflux protein ApaG, protein MIYEAVSQGIRISVEVEYIPPEDDLPATSRRQRAYVWAYHIIIDNERGDRVQLKTRHWTIMDGLGRIEIVEGDGVVGQQPILEPQESYSYSSGCPLPTPSGSMSGYYMFEDENGKPLKVTIPTFSLDLPEARRVLN, encoded by the coding sequence ATGATCTATGAAGCCGTCAGTCAGGGCATCCGCATCAGCGTCGAGGTGGAATATATCCCGCCCGAAGACGACCTTCCCGCGACGTCGCGGCGACAGCGGGCCTATGTATGGGCCTATCACATCATCATCGACAATGAACGCGGCGACCGGGTGCAGCTTAAGACCCGGCACTGGACGATCATGGACGGGCTGGGTCGGATTGAAATCGTCGAAGGCGACGGCGTGGTCGGCCAGCAGCCGATACTGGAACCGCAGGAAAGCTATAGCTACTCCTCCGGCTGCCCGCTGCCGACGCCTTCAGGGTCGATGAGCGGCTATTACATGTTCGAGGACGAGAACGGCAAACCGCTCAAGGTCACCATCCCGACCTTCTCGCTCGACCTGCCCGAAGCCCGCCGTGTCTTAAACTAA
- a CDS encoding GcrA family cell cycle regulator, whose product MSWTDERVETLKKLWQEGHSASQIAKQLGGVTRNAVIGKVHRLGLSGRAAPSQPARPLYKPAKPPRAAAPEAARPQAQAAPVRRVEPVVAVRQAPTLPIVPLVEGPGTATVLTLGAKMCKWPIGDPSSDEFTFCGRRADDGIPYCVEHSRVAYQPQQKKKKDGVDLSRSLRRYL is encoded by the coding sequence ATGAGCTGGACAGACGAACGCGTGGAAACACTCAAGAAGCTCTGGCAGGAAGGTCATTCCGCCAGCCAGATCGCCAAACAACTGGGCGGCGTCACCCGCAATGCCGTCATCGGTAAGGTGCATCGCCTGGGCCTGTCGGGCCGTGCCGCACCGTCGCAACCGGCGCGTCCGCTCTATAAACCCGCCAAGCCGCCGCGGGCCGCAGCTCCCGAAGCCGCCCGTCCGCAGGCGCAGGCAGCCCCTGTCCGCCGCGTTGAGCCGGTCGTTGCCGTCCGTCAGGCGCCAACCCTGCCGATCGTTCCGTTGGTGGAAGGCCCCGGCACGGCCACCGTGCTGACCCTCGGCGCCAAGATGTGTAAGTGGCCTATCGGTGATCCGTCGTCTGATGAATTTACCTTCTGCGGTCGCAGAGCCGATGACGGTATTCCGTACTGCGTCGAACATTCGCGCGTCGCCTATCAGCCGCAGCAAAAGAAGAAAAAGGACGGGGTAGATTTATCCCGCTCACTCCGCCGCTACTTGTAA